One Azospirillum sp. B510 genomic window carries:
- a CDS encoding type I-G CRISPR-associated protein, Cas3-extension family yields MTTARQDPATEHRLDGLEPDNLLAFLALLGLLRALEATDRAREAADRLHPRACWSLDKPPLRPVLRLACPLTRDEVAGEAAQGINLLTKVHDFGKQKDLNYTRQEARELLEQAADTGADRAILLAALMTDAAIKDEDKPDTAPIDPTPLCLLFGQGHQHFLERLARVPAEPAPPPRGRGKKAVTLTAADCLAEALFAPWHRDDPTSSFRWDPEEDVRYALMAGNPTDPAYKLGTQHGANRLAAVGLAALTLAPETRAGRVRPTQPGGAWSKDGFSFAWPVWRDPASLSAIRALLGHPDLREPGGLSHLGVEHVFAAQRISVGKFMNFTRARLIETPGDPS; encoded by the coding sequence ATGACCACGGCCCGACAGGATCCCGCCACCGAACACCGGCTGGACGGGCTGGAACCCGACAATCTCCTGGCCTTCCTGGCACTGCTCGGCCTGCTGCGCGCGCTGGAGGCCACCGACCGGGCGCGCGAGGCGGCGGACCGCCTGCACCCCCGCGCCTGCTGGAGCCTGGACAAGCCGCCGCTGCGCCCGGTGCTGCGTCTGGCCTGCCCGCTCACGCGGGACGAGGTGGCGGGTGAAGCGGCGCAGGGGATTAACCTGCTGACTAAAGTCCACGACTTCGGCAAACAGAAGGATCTGAACTACACCCGGCAGGAGGCCCGCGAGCTGCTGGAACAGGCGGCCGATACCGGAGCGGATCGCGCGATTCTGCTAGCTGCGCTGATGACCGACGCCGCGATCAAGGACGAGGACAAGCCGGACACGGCTCCCATCGATCCGACGCCGCTGTGCCTGCTGTTCGGCCAGGGACATCAGCATTTCCTCGAACGGCTGGCCCGTGTCCCGGCCGAACCGGCGCCGCCGCCGCGGGGGCGCGGCAAGAAGGCCGTCACCCTGACGGCGGCGGACTGTCTGGCCGAGGCGCTGTTCGCCCCCTGGCACCGCGACGACCCCACCTCCTCCTTCCGCTGGGATCCGGAGGAGGATGTCCGCTACGCCCTGATGGCCGGCAATCCGACCGATCCGGCCTACAAGCTCGGTACCCAGCACGGGGCGAACCGGCTGGCGGCGGTCGGGCTGGCGGCGCTGACGCTGGCACCGGAAACGCGGGCCGGACGGGTACGGCCCACCCAGCCCGGCGGTGCCTGGAGTAAGGACGGCTTCTCCTTCGCATGGCCGGTCTGGCGCGATCCGGCGAGCCTGTCGGCGATCCGCGCCCTGCTCGGCCATCCCGATCTGCGGGAGCCGGGCGGCCTGTCCCATCTCGGCGTCGAGCATGTCTTCGCCGCCCAGCGCATTTCGGTCGGCAAATTCATGAACTTCACCCGCGCCCGGCTGATCGAAACGCCGGGCGATCCATCCTGA
- a CDS encoding UvrD-helicase domain-containing protein — translation MNTPDDLTPIDLVTASAGTGKTHRLTRAYLDAVAAGTAPEAILATTFTRKAAAELLERIRGGRFEAGLNEAARDALAGRIGTVNALFGRIAADFALEAGRSPVAEVIAEERAAALFAAAADTVILRHGDGVEAAAWRLRLPDWRGLVQEVGARARLNGIAPDDLALSAERSLAGLFALLPPAAESGEPLDRALADAVSAAVAAIGAAGDTGVKKTADALAVLKDAAALLDDGRPLPWAEWVRLGKIDAGKRWTAQVDPVREAAGAHLRHPRLRADLRALVDGVFRCAAEAMEAYGRFKRDRGLVDFVDQECEALALMERPELRARLAERIELALVDEFQDTSPIQLALFLRLARVVRRSVWVGDAKQAIYGFRGTDPALIDAVVATVPRATAGVTERLPTSWRSRPGLVAFHNDLFGTAFPPLGIARDDATVGGCARKDGADQPPPLALWTLGGKNWDQALAALARGVATVLAVPEAWPVGVRGDRDGLTRPIRGEDIAILCRKNERCATMARALAAAGLKVAVGRQGLVSTPEAGLALAALRYLVDPADTLAMVELAHADGDGGGQSSWLEEWLRPDAARRAREESEALRALDAARGRLLRLTPVEALEIAMMAGGVVERVKRWGDAAGRLANLDALRGLARDYEEECRASRGAATAGGLIGFLSDVDKGGDQPPATDAAAVRVMTYHQAKGLEWPLVIALDLQEGPDPSPFGLSVEGPADGVDPWNPLTGRWLRWWPWPYEKQRKGTGLDGPADASPEMAAARAREQAEAVRLLYVGLTRARDYLVLAQARHGAAWLAAPRDADGEPVVRLPAAGDEPELRVAAATHPVRLAAFEPPEETELRSSADPEASVFTLPPAAPVEHPPLRIVPSRWRPAAGAPSPVLLGETRLGERLPTPGGADITRLGEAMHGFLAVDRPEIPTARRLALAAGLLARWELPGMADALVEAGDRLWRLLAARWPGAGWRCEVPVQGRLGLQRVSGRIDLLVDAGAGWVILDHKAFPGPHERWGERALEHAPQLALYARLVAEASGRPVLGCFIHMPVVGRLLELG, via the coding sequence ATGAACACACCTGACGATCTGACCCCGATCGATCTGGTGACGGCCAGCGCCGGCACCGGCAAGACCCACCGGCTGACCCGCGCTTATCTCGACGCCGTCGCGGCGGGCACAGCGCCGGAGGCGATCCTCGCCACCACCTTCACCCGCAAGGCGGCGGCTGAACTGCTGGAACGCATTCGCGGCGGGCGGTTCGAGGCCGGCCTGAACGAGGCGGCGCGCGATGCGCTGGCCGGGCGGATCGGCACCGTCAACGCCCTGTTCGGCCGCATCGCCGCCGATTTCGCGCTGGAGGCCGGGCGCTCCCCCGTCGCCGAGGTGATCGCCGAGGAGCGCGCCGCCGCCCTGTTCGCCGCGGCGGCCGACACGGTTATTCTCCGCCATGGCGACGGCGTCGAAGCCGCCGCCTGGCGCCTGCGGCTGCCGGACTGGCGCGGTCTGGTGCAGGAGGTCGGCGCCAGGGCGCGGCTGAACGGCATCGCGCCGGATGACCTCGCCTTATCGGCCGAGCGCTCGCTCGCCGGGCTGTTCGCCCTGCTGCCGCCAGCGGCGGAGTCCGGCGAACCGCTCGACCGCGCCCTGGCCGACGCGGTGTCCGCCGCCGTCGCCGCCATCGGTGCTGCCGGCGACACCGGTGTGAAGAAGACGGCGGATGCATTGGCGGTCCTGAAGGACGCCGCCGCCCTGCTGGATGACGGGCGTCCGCTGCCCTGGGCCGAATGGGTGCGGCTCGGCAAAATCGATGCCGGCAAGCGCTGGACCGCCCAGGTCGATCCGGTGCGGGAGGCGGCCGGCGCCCATCTGCGCCATCCCCGTCTCCGCGCCGACCTGCGCGCCCTGGTCGACGGGGTGTTCCGCTGCGCCGCCGAGGCGATGGAGGCCTATGGCCGGTTCAAGCGCGACCGGGGACTCGTCGATTTCGTCGATCAGGAGTGCGAGGCGCTGGCCCTGATGGAACGGCCCGAGCTGCGTGCCCGGCTGGCCGAGCGGATCGAGCTGGCGCTGGTCGACGAGTTCCAGGACACCAGCCCGATCCAGCTCGCCCTGTTCCTCCGGCTGGCTCGGGTGGTTCGCCGCTCCGTCTGGGTCGGCGACGCCAAGCAGGCGATCTATGGCTTTCGCGGCACCGATCCGGCGCTGATCGACGCGGTGGTCGCCACGGTGCCGCGCGCCACCGCCGGCGTGACCGAGCGGCTGCCGACGAGCTGGCGCTCGCGCCCCGGTCTGGTCGCCTTCCACAACGACCTGTTCGGCACCGCCTTCCCGCCGCTGGGGATCGCGCGGGACGATGCGACGGTCGGCGGCTGCGCCCGCAAGGACGGTGCCGACCAGCCGCCGCCGCTGGCGTTGTGGACGCTGGGCGGCAAGAACTGGGATCAGGCGCTTGCTGCGCTCGCCCGCGGCGTCGCGACCGTGCTGGCGGTGCCCGAGGCTTGGCCGGTCGGTGTGCGCGGCGACCGGGACGGTCTCACCCGTCCGATCCGGGGCGAGGACATCGCCATCCTCTGCCGCAAGAACGAGCGGTGCGCCACCATGGCGCGGGCGCTGGCCGCCGCCGGGCTGAAGGTGGCGGTCGGACGGCAGGGTCTGGTCTCGACGCCGGAGGCCGGTCTGGCGCTCGCCGCCCTGCGCTATCTGGTCGATCCGGCCGACACGCTGGCGATGGTGGAACTGGCCCATGCGGACGGGGATGGCGGTGGACAGTCGAGCTGGTTGGAGGAATGGCTGCGCCCCGACGCCGCCCGGCGGGCGCGGGAGGAGTCGGAGGCGCTGCGGGCGCTCGACGCCGCGCGCGGGCGGCTTCTGCGCCTCACCCCGGTGGAGGCGCTGGAAATCGCCATGATGGCCGGCGGAGTGGTGGAGCGGGTCAAGCGCTGGGGCGACGCCGCCGGGCGGCTGGCCAATCTCGACGCGTTGCGCGGACTGGCCCGCGATTACGAGGAGGAGTGCCGCGCCAGCCGTGGAGCGGCCACTGCGGGCGGCCTGATCGGCTTTTTGAGCGATGTGGACAAGGGGGGCGACCAGCCGCCCGCCACCGATGCCGCGGCGGTGCGGGTGATGACCTACCATCAGGCCAAGGGGCTGGAATGGCCGCTGGTGATCGCGCTCGACCTTCAGGAGGGACCGGACCCGTCGCCTTTTGGCCTGTCGGTGGAGGGGCCGGCGGACGGTGTCGATCCCTGGAACCCGCTGACCGGGCGCTGGCTGCGCTGGTGGCCCTGGCCCTATGAGAAGCAGCGCAAGGGCACCGGGCTGGACGGTCCCGCCGACGCCAGCCCGGAAATGGCCGCCGCCCGCGCCCGCGAGCAGGCGGAAGCCGTGCGCCTGCTCTATGTCGGGCTGACGCGGGCACGGGATTATCTGGTCCTGGCCCAGGCCCGGCACGGCGCCGCCTGGTTGGCCGCGCCCCGGGACGCGGACGGTGAGCCGGTGGTCCGGTTGCCGGCGGCGGGCGACGAGCCGGAATTGCGGGTCGCCGCCGCCACCCATCCGGTCAGGCTTGCCGCCTTCGAGCCGCCGGAGGAAACGGAGCTGCGGTCGTCCGCCGATCCGGAGGCATCCGTCTTCACCCTGCCGCCCGCGGCCCCGGTGGAACATCCACCCTTGCGGATCGTTCCCAGCCGCTGGCGTCCGGCAGCCGGTGCGCCGTCTCCCGTCCTGCTGGGAGAAACGCGGCTGGGGGAGCGCCTGCCGACCCCCGGCGGCGCCGACATCACCCGGCTGGGCGAGGCGATGCATGGCTTTCTGGCGGTGGACCGGCCGGAAATTCCAACAGCCCGCCGGCTGGCGCTGGCCGCCGGGCTGCTGGCGCGCTGGGAACTGCCGGGGATGGCCGACGCCCTGGTCGAGGCGGGCGACCGGCTGTGGCGCCTGCTGGCGGCCCGCTGGCCGGGGGCTGGCTGGCGGTGCGAGGTGCCGGTGCAGGGGCGGCTTGGCCTGCAACGGGTGTCGGGCCGCATCGACCTGCTGGTCGATGCGGGGGCGGGCTGGGTGATCCTCGACCACAAGGCTTTTCCGGGCCCGCATGAGCGGTGGGGCGAGCGCGCCTTGGAGCATGCGCCCCAGCTGGCGCTTTACGCCCGGCTGGTGGCGGAGGCCAGCGGCCGCCCGGTGCTGGGATGCTTCATCCACATGCCGGTGGTCGGGCGGCTGCTGGAGCTGGGGTGA
- a CDS encoding PD-(D/E)XK nuclease family protein: protein MRIQFGWHLDGTRWPETPDGGIRGLGDAVVGPEGLLGLLESVIGLGGPDAPQVLRVAQFLARLRAVDDGARFFSAALAADGWAVAALILGWRDALVEAGWVGADPAGGERLSTLAAVERADGPLAPGRADRLRALLDALAGLPPALPVSELRLATPAGLLPPGWRLLLDRLAAAGVRILPCKEGGKEGGKEGDALGAGDLAALGRRLAGDRSAEADGDGTVTVLEADDEWMAAEVVAGWLAARPDLNHQLVIVRGQRTTLLDEACRRLGLPRPGGAGRSPWRGAAQVLPLAFAALWEPLDAHRLMELLTLPQSPIPSGVAEAFADALVKAPGIGGPVWQEAWRTARDRRRARLEARGLSGKELERRLAAEEREWRGWLESARFPETAGVPVPTAVALCGRVAAWARGRAAPRPGNQGGERDEMLDAVADQAETMAAVVAACGLPRLSRPQLDRMLDMVVADGVAVPAGGAEAAAWATVDDPGQIWGAAGTVLWWGFVEPAATHPAIPWSNAERLALAGAGCLPEPAGARLAREAWAWRLPLLNAVDRLILVKPRRIAGEVTADHPLWHEIGPALARCPPLSAGAALTADRLTFAGRTLTRKELEPGVPPQPRARWRVPAGAVAVPDRLSATSLERLLGCPLAWVLHHVAGIRSGVLRAIPDGVRLLGSLAHAVLAALLTERPDWTPDDAATRAAALFDRLLPALAAPLLRPGLGLEMERARAGVAEAARRLVVLIAEAGLRVRGCEVAVEADLGGVTLEGRIDLLLETAAGAPVVLDLKWSGGDKRRRQEIAEGRAVQLAVYGRLVGGEAGPAVPAGYMMLAQQRLLACAPAPFPPHLHVPGSDLPAVWRAAWSGRSAALERLADGDIRAAGIPGDGGPGSHEPAGLTLEPPCNFCGYGRLCGVGSVGA, encoded by the coding sequence ATGCGCATCCAGTTCGGCTGGCATCTGGACGGCACCCGTTGGCCGGAAACGCCCGACGGCGGCATCCGTGGCCTGGGCGATGCGGTGGTCGGACCGGAGGGGCTGCTGGGACTGCTGGAAAGCGTCATTGGCCTCGGCGGGCCGGATGCGCCGCAGGTGCTGCGCGTCGCCCAGTTCCTGGCCCGCTTGCGGGCGGTGGACGATGGCGCGCGTTTCTTCAGCGCGGCGCTGGCCGCCGATGGCTGGGCGGTCGCCGCCCTGATCCTCGGCTGGCGCGATGCGCTGGTCGAAGCCGGCTGGGTCGGTGCGGATCCCGCCGGGGGCGAGCGGTTGTCGACGCTCGCGGCGGTGGAACGGGCGGACGGACCGCTGGCACCCGGCCGCGCCGACCGTCTGCGTGCTTTGCTCGACGCGCTGGCCGGCTTGCCGCCGGCCTTGCCGGTTTCGGAATTGCGCCTCGCCACGCCGGCGGGGTTGCTGCCGCCGGGCTGGCGGCTTCTGCTGGACCGGCTGGCGGCGGCGGGTGTCCGCATCCTGCCATGCAAGGAAGGGGGCAAGGAAGGGGGCAAGGAGGGGGACGCGTTGGGGGCTGGCGATCTGGCGGCTCTCGGGCGTCGTCTTGCCGGCGACCGCAGCGCGGAGGCCGACGGCGACGGCACTGTGACGGTGCTGGAGGCCGACGATGAATGGATGGCGGCGGAGGTGGTGGCCGGCTGGCTCGCCGCCCGGCCGGACCTCAATCATCAGCTGGTGATCGTCCGGGGCCAGCGCACCACGCTGCTGGACGAGGCCTGCCGCCGTCTGGGGCTTCCCCGTCCCGGCGGGGCTGGGCGCTCGCCCTGGCGGGGGGCGGCGCAGGTGTTGCCTCTGGCCTTCGCCGCGCTGTGGGAACCGTTGGACGCCCACCGCCTGATGGAACTGCTGACCCTGCCGCAGTCGCCGATCCCGTCCGGGGTGGCGGAAGCCTTCGCCGATGCGCTGGTCAAGGCGCCGGGCATCGGCGGTCCGGTCTGGCAGGAGGCGTGGCGCACCGCGCGCGACCGTCGCCGCGCGAGGCTGGAGGCGCGCGGCCTGTCCGGCAAGGAGCTGGAACGGCGGCTGGCGGCGGAGGAGCGGGAGTGGCGCGGCTGGCTGGAAAGCGCCCGCTTTCCGGAGACGGCGGGGGTGCCGGTGCCTACAGCGGTGGCCTTGTGCGGGCGGGTGGCGGCCTGGGCGCGCGGGCGCGCGGCACCCCGGCCGGGAAATCAGGGTGGTGAGCGCGACGAGATGCTGGACGCCGTCGCCGACCAGGCGGAGACGATGGCGGCGGTGGTCGCCGCCTGCGGTTTGCCTCGGCTGTCGCGGCCGCAGCTGGACCGCATGCTCGACATGGTGGTCGCCGACGGCGTCGCCGTGCCGGCCGGCGGGGCGGAGGCGGCGGCCTGGGCGACGGTCGATGATCCCGGACAGATCTGGGGGGCGGCCGGCACCGTGCTGTGGTGGGGCTTCGTCGAGCCGGCCGCCACCCATCCCGCCATCCCGTGGAGCAATGCGGAGCGTCTGGCGCTGGCCGGCGCCGGCTGCCTGCCGGAGCCTGCGGGCGCGCGTCTGGCCCGCGAGGCCTGGGCATGGCGGCTGCCGTTGCTGAACGCGGTCGACCGGCTGATCCTGGTCAAGCCGCGCCGGATCGCCGGGGAGGTGACGGCCGACCATCCGTTGTGGCACGAGATCGGACCGGCATTGGCCCGTTGCCCGCCGCTGTCGGCGGGCGCCGCCCTGACGGCGGATCGCCTGACCTTCGCCGGGCGGACGCTCACCCGCAAGGAGCTGGAGCCGGGAGTGCCACCCCAGCCACGGGCGCGCTGGCGGGTTCCCGCCGGGGCGGTCGCGGTGCCGGACCGGCTGTCGGCCACCAGCCTCGAACGTCTGCTCGGCTGCCCCCTCGCCTGGGTGCTGCACCATGTCGCCGGCATCCGGTCCGGCGTGCTGCGCGCCATCCCGGACGGGGTGCGTCTGCTCGGTTCGCTCGCCCATGCGGTGCTCGCCGCGTTGCTGACCGAGCGGCCCGACTGGACGCCGGATGACGCCGCCACCCGCGCCGCCGCTCTGTTCGACCGTCTGCTGCCGGCTTTGGCGGCGCCGCTGCTGCGCCCCGGCCTGGGGCTGGAGATGGAGCGCGCCCGTGCTGGCGTGGCGGAGGCGGCCCGCCGGCTGGTGGTGCTGATCGCCGAGGCCGGGCTGCGGGTGCGCGGCTGCGAGGTTGCGGTGGAGGCCGACCTTGGCGGCGTGACGCTGGAGGGGCGGATCGACCTGCTGCTGGAAACGGCGGCGGGCGCGCCGGTGGTGCTCGACCTGAAATGGAGCGGCGGCGACAAGCGCCGCCGCCAGGAGATCGCCGAGGGGCGGGCGGTGCAGCTCGCGGTTTATGGCCGGCTGGTCGGCGGCGAGGCGGGCCCGGCGGTTCCCGCCGGCTACATGATGCTGGCCCAGCAGCGGCTTCTGGCTTGCGCGCCGGCCCCTTTCCCGCCGCATCTGCATGTGCCGGGCAGCGACCTGCCGGCGGTCTGGCGCGCCGCCTGGAGCGGCCGCTCGGCGGCGCTGGAGCGTCTGGCCGATGGCGACATCCGGGCGGCCGGGATTCCCGGCGACGGCGGCCCCGGATCGCACGAACCGGCCGGATTGACCTTGGAACCACCCTGCAACTTCTGCGGATATGGACGCCTGTGCGGCGTCGGGAGCGTCGGCGCATGA
- a CDS encoding CRISPR-associated endonuclease Cas4/Cas1 produces MTEQLSLALPAPPESDPDLLVPARMVNEWVYCPRLAYLEWVEGSWAASADTEEGKRIHARVDAGRGTLPPPEEADEAPPFEVRSIELSSERLGLVAKMDVIEGDDGILTPIDFKKGKRPHVEGGAYEPEKVQLCAQGLVLEDNGYRVGDGFLWFSGSRERVPVAFDEELRARTREAASGLRLAAAARRIPPPLDNSRKCAKCSLLPICLPDEVNLFRSGGPPRTPPPAADSAMPLYVQQPGARVGKKGDLLVITAENEQDREVPIGEVSELVLSGPVSLSTPALHALVREEIPIAWMSSGFWFMATTGGRGPRSAHAREAQYAVRGDAFRRLLFARDLVRAKLRNQRTILRRNWRATEAEREHAADTLKRLAERTAKVASLPELLGVEGEGAAVYFRAFPSLFTDKVAGLPEFGFDRRSRRPPADPVNACLSLCYSLLARTCATALEIAGLDPWAGLYHADRPGRPALALDLMEPLRPILADSTVLMVLNNGELSPGDFITVGPGCNLTVAGRRTLIRAFERRLEQEASHPDFGYQISMRRMLHVQARLLARHLLGEFDRYTHYCPR; encoded by the coding sequence ATGACCGAACAGTTGAGCCTCGCCCTTCCCGCCCCGCCGGAAAGCGATCCCGACCTGCTGGTGCCGGCGCGCATGGTCAATGAATGGGTCTATTGCCCGCGTCTGGCCTATCTGGAATGGGTCGAAGGCAGTTGGGCGGCCAGCGCCGATACGGAGGAAGGCAAGCGGATCCATGCCCGCGTCGATGCCGGGCGCGGCACCCTGCCCCCGCCGGAGGAGGCCGACGAGGCCCCGCCCTTCGAGGTCCGCTCCATCGAGCTGTCGTCCGAACGGCTTGGGCTGGTCGCCAAGATGGACGTGATCGAGGGGGATGACGGCATTCTCACCCCCATCGATTTCAAGAAGGGCAAGCGCCCCCATGTGGAAGGTGGCGCCTATGAACCGGAAAAGGTCCAGCTCTGCGCCCAGGGGCTGGTGCTGGAGGACAACGGATACCGGGTGGGCGACGGATTCCTGTGGTTTTCCGGCAGCCGGGAACGGGTGCCGGTTGCCTTCGACGAGGAGCTGCGCGCCCGCACCCGCGAAGCGGCTTCGGGCCTGCGTCTGGCTGCCGCCGCCCGCCGCATCCCGCCGCCGCTCGACAACAGCCGCAAATGCGCGAAATGCTCGCTGCTGCCGATCTGCCTGCCGGACGAGGTCAATCTGTTCCGCAGCGGCGGCCCGCCGCGCACGCCGCCGCCGGCCGCCGATTCGGCCATGCCGCTCTATGTCCAGCAGCCGGGGGCGCGGGTCGGCAAGAAAGGCGACCTGCTGGTGATCACAGCGGAGAACGAGCAGGATCGCGAGGTGCCGATCGGCGAGGTCTCCGAACTGGTGCTCTCGGGCCCGGTGTCGCTGTCCACGCCGGCCCTGCATGCGCTGGTGCGCGAGGAAATCCCCATCGCCTGGATGTCCAGCGGATTCTGGTTCATGGCCACCACCGGCGGGCGGGGGCCGCGCAGCGCGCATGCGCGAGAGGCGCAATATGCGGTGCGCGGCGACGCCTTCCGCCGGCTTCTGTTCGCCCGTGACCTCGTCCGGGCGAAACTGCGCAACCAGCGCACCATCCTGCGCCGGAACTGGCGGGCGACCGAAGCCGAGCGCGAGCATGCCGCCGATACGCTGAAACGGCTGGCCGAGCGCACCGCGAAGGTCGCCTCGCTGCCGGAACTTCTGGGAGTCGAGGGCGAAGGGGCCGCGGTCTATTTCCGCGCCTTTCCCTCCCTGTTCACCGACAAGGTGGCGGGGCTGCCGGAGTTCGGCTTCGACCGGCGCTCTCGGCGTCCGCCGGCCGACCCGGTCAATGCCTGCCTGTCGCTGTGCTATTCGCTGCTGGCGCGCACCTGCGCCACGGCGCTGGAGATCGCCGGACTGGATCCCTGGGCCGGCCTGTACCACGCCGACAGGCCGGGCCGCCCGGCGCTGGCTTTGGATCTGATGGAGCCGTTGCGGCCGATCCTGGCCGATTCCACGGTGCTGATGGTCCTGAACAACGGAGAGCTTTCGCCCGGCGATTTCATCACCGTGGGACCGGGCTGCAACCTGACGGTCGCGGGACGGCGAACACTGATCCGCGCCTTCGAGCGGCGGCTGGAACAGGAGGCGTCCCATCCGGACTTCGGCTATCAGATCTCGATGCGGCGGATGCTTCATGTGCAGGCGCGTTTGCTGGCCCGCCATCTGCTGGGCGAATTCGACCGCTACACGCATTACTGCCCACGATAA
- the cas2 gene encoding CRISPR-associated endonuclease Cas2 has product MAGNERLYIVTYDIGDPKRGRRVFKAMEGYGRWLQLSVFQCRLTPRRRAALGARLDGLIKPSEDHVLIMDIGPAETVDLRIESLGRPFDTIRREAIVV; this is encoded by the coding sequence ATGGCTGGCAACGAGCGTCTTTACATCGTGACTTACGACATCGGCGACCCGAAACGGGGGCGGCGGGTATTCAAGGCGATGGAGGGCTATGGCCGCTGGCTTCAGCTTTCGGTTTTCCAATGCCGCCTGACCCCGCGCCGACGGGCGGCCTTGGGCGCCCGACTGGACGGTCTGATCAAGCCGTCGGAGGATCATGTCCTGATCATGGACATCGGTCCGGCCGAAACAGTGGATTTGCGAATAGAGAGCCTTGGCCGTCCATTCGACACGATCCGGCGCGAGGCGATCGTGGTGTGA